One window from the genome of Palaemon carinicauda isolate YSFRI2023 chromosome 24, ASM3689809v2, whole genome shotgun sequence encodes:
- the LOC137618413 gene encoding uncharacterized protein, with the protein MVSDGDDHEVRSTGSHSQESTITGKGKGKGKRSSPPTTQTATTTAKTSAVASALPAAISTSTHDLASPIAAATLAAPSAATVLVSTSTSNLSGTARAAAAAASAATSSQSAITCNVEATPVTTVFRPVLLSPYHVVATRDSTCTVSPPCPGSFTNNFSIVSQPCPGSFINTLSTVSHPCPDSFTNTFSVVVVSHIQDTCDTTQLPDPDPRVCRQQPRRGHVTLIPLHLQGTRHTTSPSGIPTHRYHNQQGH; encoded by the exons tgaagtgaggtccacaggttcccacagccaagaaTCTACTATCACcgggaagggcaagggcaaggggaagcggtccagccCACCAACAACACAGACAGCCACCACAACCGCCAAAACCTCA GCAGTGGCgtcagctcttccagcagccaTATCAACATCCACTCATGACCTGGCCAGTCCCatagcagcagcaaccttggcagccccctcagcagcaacAGTTCTGGTATCAACCTCAACTAGCAACCTTTCAGGcaccgccagagcagcagcagcagcagcttcagCAGCAACCTCCAGCCAGTCTGCCATCACCTGTAATGTGGAGGCCACCCCAGTCACTacagtcttcaggccagtcctcCTGTCCCCGTACCATGTAGTGGCAACCAGGGATTCCACCTGCACCGTCAGTcccccttgtccaggctccttcaccaacaacttCAGTATCGTCAGCCaaccttgtccaggctccttcatcAACACCTTGAGTactgtcagccacccttgtccagactccttcaccaacaccttcagtgtTGTCGTTGTcagccacattcaagacacctGTGACACCACTCAGCTACCCGATCCTGACCCCAGGGTCTGTCGACAACAACCTAGAAGAGGGCATGTCACCCTCATCCCTCTGCACCTCCAAGGAACTCGACACACCACCAGTCCATCGGGTATCCCCACGCATCGGTACcacaaccagcaaggacactga